The following are from one region of the Actinoplanes sp. L3-i22 genome:
- a CDS encoding LLM class flavin-dependent oxidoreductase has translation MEIGLGLPISDPALLPEWARLAEEHRFATVALLDRLVYDNPEPLIALAALAGATTRIRLQTEVLLGPLRSTALLAKQVATLDRMSAGRFVLGVGVGGREDDHVAAGVPLNRRGRLLDAQLADLRKIWRGEPYQAISGIGPRPLTAGGPPILIGGFAPEALRRVGRFADGFICAAPLAWAGGLVRTVNESWAEAGREGRPRLVCQINTTVGDAGTIERGRRAVAGYYAFTGRPGWGDPLTDPARIAETVAAYREFGADELIMYCYGDDPRQIELLADIVR, from the coding sequence ATGGAGATCGGCCTCGGGTTGCCCATCAGCGACCCCGCCCTGCTGCCCGAATGGGCCCGGCTCGCGGAAGAGCACCGGTTCGCCACGGTGGCCCTGCTGGACCGGCTCGTCTACGACAATCCGGAACCGCTGATCGCCCTGGCCGCGCTGGCCGGGGCCACTACCCGGATCCGGCTGCAGACCGAGGTGCTGCTCGGGCCGTTGCGGTCCACGGCGCTGCTGGCCAAGCAGGTCGCGACCCTGGACCGGATGTCGGCCGGCCGGTTCGTCCTCGGCGTCGGCGTCGGCGGCCGGGAAGACGATCATGTGGCGGCCGGGGTGCCGCTCAACCGCCGGGGACGCCTCCTCGACGCCCAGCTCGCCGACCTGCGGAAGATCTGGCGTGGCGAGCCCTATCAGGCGATCTCGGGGATCGGGCCGCGGCCGCTCACCGCTGGTGGGCCGCCGATCCTGATCGGTGGGTTCGCGCCCGAGGCGTTGCGCCGGGTGGGCCGGTTCGCGGACGGGTTCATCTGTGCCGCGCCGCTGGCGTGGGCGGGTGGGCTCGTCCGTACCGTCAATGAGTCTTGGGCGGAAGCGGGCCGGGAAGGCCGGCCCCGCCTCGTCTGCCAGATCAACACGACCGTGGGCGACGCCGGGACGATCGAGCGGGGGCGCCGGGCGGTGGCCGGCTACTACGCGTTCACGGGGCGTCCTGGCTGGGGTGACCCGCTGACTGATCCGGCGCGGATCGCCGAGACGGTGGCGGCCTATCGCGAGTTCGGCGCCGACGAGTTGATCATGTACTGCTACGGCGACGATCCCCGCCAGATCGAGCTCCTGGCCGACATCGTCCGCTGA
- a CDS encoding alpha/beta hydrolase, giving the protein MGFLILHGWQNRRPPEHWQHWLAGQLSDLGHQVDYPQLPDPDEPVLDRWLHELTTRVRSAAEPVTVICHSLGCLLWLNGVARGLITTPVDRVLLVAPPSPAVTLAHPEIAGFAPPPIEPGALSAAAGHTRLVGTDDDPYAPEGAAVVYGKPLSLDTDVLSGGAHLNHESGYGPWPSVLAWSLSPDPTPRITR; this is encoded by the coding sequence GTGGGCTTTCTCATCCTGCACGGCTGGCAGAACCGGCGGCCGCCCGAGCACTGGCAGCACTGGCTGGCCGGGCAGTTGAGCGACCTGGGCCACCAGGTCGACTACCCGCAGCTGCCCGACCCGGACGAACCGGTTCTCGACCGCTGGCTGCACGAGCTGACCACCCGCGTCCGGTCGGCCGCCGAGCCGGTCACGGTGATCTGCCACAGCCTCGGCTGCCTGCTCTGGCTCAACGGGGTGGCCCGCGGGCTGATCACCACCCCGGTCGACCGGGTGCTGCTGGTGGCGCCGCCGTCCCCGGCCGTCACGCTGGCCCATCCGGAGATCGCCGGCTTCGCCCCGCCGCCGATCGAGCCGGGCGCGCTGAGCGCCGCGGCGGGACACACCCGGCTGGTCGGCACCGATGACGACCCGTATGCCCCGGAGGGCGCCGCGGTCGTCTACGGCAAGCCGTTGTCCCTGGACACCGATGTCCTGTCCGGGGGCGCCCACCTCAACCACGAGTCGGGCTACGGCCCCTGGCCCTCGGTCCTGGCCTGGTCGCTCAGCCCGGATCCCACCCCACGCATCACCCGCTGA
- a CDS encoding GNAT family N-acetyltransferase encodes MSTRPELSEHAATTIRPFADDDWVRVWPIVREVVRAGDTYTYDPGMSEDASRATWVERPPGLTVVAESASGGIAGTAKMGPNKGGPGAHIATASFMVAADSRGHGIGAALCRFAIDWARSEGYAGIQFNAVAESNTAAVTVYRRLGFQIIGTVPRGFEHPTLGRVGLHVMYLEF; translated from the coding sequence TTGTCGACCCGGCCTGAGCTCTCCGAACACGCGGCGACGACGATCCGGCCGTTCGCCGACGACGACTGGGTGCGGGTGTGGCCGATCGTGCGCGAGGTCGTGCGCGCCGGCGACACCTACACGTACGACCCGGGCATGAGCGAGGACGCCAGCCGCGCGACCTGGGTGGAACGACCGCCCGGACTTACCGTGGTGGCCGAGTCCGCCTCCGGCGGCATCGCCGGAACCGCGAAGATGGGCCCGAACAAGGGCGGACCCGGCGCCCACATCGCCACCGCGAGCTTCATGGTCGCGGCCGACAGCCGCGGGCACGGCATCGGCGCGGCCCTCTGCCGCTTCGCGATCGATTGGGCAAGATCCGAGGGGTACGCCGGGATCCAGTTCAACGCCGTCGCTGAGTCGAACACCGCGGCGGTGACCGTCTACCGCCGGCTGGGCTTCCAGATCATCGGCACGGTGCCACGCGGGTTCGAGCACCCCACGCTCGGGCGGGTCGGCCTGCACGTGATGTACCTGGAGTTCTGA
- a CDS encoding isochorismatase family protein — translation MSRALIIVDVQNDFCEGGSLPVGGGAAVAKGISLVLDRAGQRWDHVVATKDYHVDPGAHFSDHPDFVDTWPAHCVVGSSGADFHPELITDRIEAIFHKGAHQAAYSGFEGRTEAGETLAGWLRGRGVTDVEVVGIATDHCVRATALDAAAEGFATTVLLELTAGVAKATTEAALDEFRKANVDTTGAPVVDPA, via the coding sequence ATGTCACGCGCGCTGATCATCGTGGACGTGCAGAACGACTTCTGCGAGGGCGGCTCGCTGCCGGTCGGCGGCGGTGCCGCGGTCGCCAAGGGCATCTCGCTGGTCCTCGACCGGGCCGGGCAGCGCTGGGACCACGTGGTCGCCACCAAGGACTACCACGTGGACCCGGGCGCGCACTTCAGCGACCATCCGGACTTCGTCGACACCTGGCCGGCGCACTGCGTGGTCGGCTCCTCCGGCGCCGACTTCCACCCCGAGCTGATCACCGACCGGATCGAGGCGATCTTCCACAAGGGCGCCCATCAGGCGGCCTACTCCGGCTTCGAGGGCCGGACGGAGGCGGGCGAAACCCTCGCCGGGTGGCTGCGTGGCCGGGGGGTCACCGACGTCGAGGTCGTCGGCATCGCGACAGACCATTGCGTACGGGCCACCGCGCTCGACGCGGCGGCCGAGGGCTTCGCCACCACGGTCCTGCTGGAGCTGACCGCCGGCGTCGCGAAGGCGACCACCGAGGCGGCGCTCGACGAGTTCCGCAAAGCCAACGTCGACACCACTGGAGCGCCCGTTGTCGACCCGGCCTGA
- a CDS encoding nicotinate phosphoribosyltransferase has translation METIAPALLTDHYELTMISAALKDGTADRQCVFEVFARRLPTGRRYGVVAGTDRLIEMIAGFRFDPAEIEFLRSAGIVDQATGDWLAGYRFTGDIEGYAEGELFFPGSPIMTVSGKFAECVVLETLILSVLNHDCAIAAAAARMVTAARGRPIIEMGSRRTHEQAAVAAARASYLAGFASTSNLAAGRAYGIPTTGTSAHAFTLLHDDEPTAFASQVEALGKNTTLLVDTYDITQGIRNAIAVAGPDLRAIRIDSGDLSVLAQHSRELLDNLGATETKIIVSGDMDEYSIATLAAEPVDMYGAGTAVVTGSGAPTAGLVYKLVEVAGRPVVKRSENKATVGGRKTAVRRHKPTGTATEEIIVSQGVPDHQTNDRLLQHAYITEGEPHPRPSLQESRDHLRQCLISIPWEGLKLSAGDPAIPVVIVPTV, from the coding sequence GTGGAGACCATCGCGCCGGCCCTGCTGACCGACCACTACGAGCTGACCATGATCAGCGCCGCCCTGAAGGACGGCACAGCGGATCGTCAGTGCGTCTTCGAAGTGTTCGCCCGGCGGCTGCCGACCGGGCGCCGTTACGGCGTGGTGGCCGGCACCGACCGGCTGATCGAGATGATCGCCGGGTTCCGGTTCGATCCCGCCGAGATCGAGTTCCTGCGCTCGGCCGGCATCGTCGACCAGGCCACCGGCGACTGGCTGGCCGGGTATCGGTTCACCGGCGACATCGAGGGGTACGCGGAGGGCGAGCTCTTCTTCCCCGGCTCGCCGATCATGACCGTGAGCGGCAAGTTCGCCGAGTGCGTGGTGCTGGAGACGCTGATCCTGTCGGTGCTCAACCACGACTGCGCGATCGCCGCCGCCGCCGCGCGGATGGTCACCGCCGCCCGCGGCCGGCCGATCATCGAGATGGGCTCCCGGCGCACCCACGAGCAGGCCGCGGTCGCCGCCGCCCGGGCGTCCTACCTGGCCGGCTTCGCGTCCACGTCCAACCTCGCCGCCGGGCGCGCCTACGGCATCCCGACCACCGGCACGTCGGCGCACGCGTTCACGCTGCTGCACGACGACGAGCCGACCGCGTTCGCGTCCCAGGTCGAGGCGCTGGGCAAGAACACCACGCTGCTCGTCGACACGTACGACATCACCCAGGGCATCCGGAACGCGATCGCGGTCGCCGGGCCGGACCTGCGGGCCATCCGGATCGACTCCGGTGACCTGTCGGTGCTGGCCCAGCACTCCCGGGAGCTGCTCGACAACCTCGGCGCCACCGAGACGAAGATCATCGTCTCGGGTGACATGGACGAGTACTCGATCGCCACCCTGGCCGCCGAGCCGGTCGACATGTACGGCGCCGGCACCGCGGTCGTCACCGGCTCCGGAGCACCCACCGCCGGCCTGGTCTACAAGCTGGTCGAGGTGGCCGGCCGCCCGGTCGTCAAGCGCTCGGAGAACAAGGCGACCGTCGGCGGCCGCAAGACCGCGGTGCGCCGCCACAAGCCGACCGGCACCGCCACCGAGGAGATCATCGTCTCCCAGGGCGTGCCCGATCACCAGACCAACGACCGGCTGCTGCAGCACGCCTACATCACCGAGGGCGAGCCGCATCCCCGGCCCAGCCTGCAGGAGTCCCGCGACCACCTGCGGCAGTGCCTGATCTCCATCCCGTGGGAGGGGCTCAAGCTCTCCGCGGGCGATCCGGCCATCCCCGTCGTCATCGTTCCCACCGTTTAG
- the clpS gene encoding ATP-dependent Clp protease adapter ClpS, translating into MALPQVAPVETPEIEEVPEVDRPWVTIVWDDPVNLMSYVTWVFQKLFGFSKEKAERLMMDVHTKGKAVVSTGARERMEMDANQLHGYGLWATVDRA; encoded by the coding sequence ATGGCGTTGCCTCAGGTTGCTCCCGTCGAGACGCCGGAGATCGAGGAAGTACCGGAAGTCGACCGGCCGTGGGTGACCATCGTCTGGGACGATCCGGTCAACCTCATGTCGTACGTGACCTGGGTCTTCCAGAAGCTCTTCGGATTCAGCAAGGAAAAGGCCGAGAGGCTGATGATGGACGTGCACACCAAGGGCAAGGCGGTGGTCTCCACCGGTGCCCGGGAGCGCATGGAGATGGACGCCAACCAACTGCACGGATACGGTCTTTGGGCAACTGTGGACCGAGCCTGA
- a CDS encoding DUF2017 domain-containing protein, producing MFRRSGGQCVATFEHDEVRVLRKVAAEVVGLLTDGMDHTDPVVGRLFPDIYPDRPDDSSEFRLYTEGDLKTAKIDQAGAILAALPDEGEGEVRLDGEAAEAWLRAINDARLAMGTRLDIQPDTDLAEELDDAVLEDPGSSRVFQLSVYAYLGYLQESLLNALPEIK from the coding sequence ATGTTCCGACGCAGCGGCGGTCAGTGTGTGGCCACGTTCGAGCACGATGAGGTCCGTGTCCTGCGGAAAGTGGCCGCCGAGGTGGTGGGCCTGCTGACCGACGGGATGGATCACACCGACCCGGTGGTCGGCCGGTTGTTCCCGGACATCTATCCGGATCGGCCGGACGACTCGAGTGAATTCCGGCTGTACACCGAGGGCGACCTGAAGACCGCCAAGATCGATCAGGCGGGCGCGATCCTGGCCGCCCTGCCCGACGAGGGCGAGGGCGAGGTGCGCCTGGACGGTGAGGCCGCCGAGGCCTGGCTGCGGGCGATCAACGACGCCCGGCTGGCGATGGGCACCCGCCTCGACATCCAGCCCGACACCGACCTGGCCGAGGAGCTGGACGACGCGGTGCTGGAGGATCCCGGCTCCAGCCGGGTGTTCCAGCTCTCCGTCTACGCCTATCTCGGCTACCTGCAGGAGTCACTGCTCAACGCGCTGCCGGAGATCAAGTAA
- a CDS encoding MoaD/ThiS family protein, with translation MAIEVRVPTILRNYTGGAKIVEGAGDSLSALIDDLDAKHNGIKGRLITPEGGLHRFVNIYVNDEDVRFLGALDAKLSDGDSITILPAVAGGALGFAAAAALLGR, from the coding sequence ATGGCTATCGAAGTCCGCGTTCCCACCATCCTGCGTAACTACACCGGCGGCGCCAAGATCGTGGAGGGCGCCGGCGACAGCCTGTCCGCCCTGATCGACGACCTGGACGCCAAGCACAACGGCATCAAGGGCCGGCTGATCACCCCCGAGGGTGGCCTGCACCGGTTCGTCAACATCTACGTCAACGACGAGGACGTCCGGTTCCTCGGCGCGCTCGACGCGAAGCTGAGCGACGGCGACTCGATCACCATCCTCCCGGCCGTCGCGGGTGGCGCGCTGGGCTTCGCGGCCGCGGCCGCGCTGCTGGGCCGCTGA
- a CDS encoding PLP-dependent cysteine synthase family protein yields MARYESLLDACGGTPLVGLPRLSPVVPEGAPPVRLWAKLEDRNPTGSIKDRAALFMVRAAEESGHLRPGDTILEPTSGNTGIALAMVAKLRGYRLVCVMPENVSSERVQMLRMYGAEIIFSPAAGGSNQAVATAKQIAAEHPDWKMLFQYGNPANARAHYETTGPELLHDLPTITHFVAGLGTTGTLMGTGRFLKEKVEGIQIIAAEPRYGEVVYGLRNIDEGYVPELYDASVLDRRFSVGTRDAVLRTRQLVEVEGIFAGFSSGAILHGALAVAHEAVKAGRRADVAFVIADGGWKYLSTGAYGGTLNDAEEALEGQLWA; encoded by the coding sequence ATGGCTCGCTATGAGAGCCTGCTGGACGCTTGCGGGGGCACGCCGCTGGTCGGCCTGCCCCGGCTGTCCCCGGTGGTGCCCGAGGGGGCGCCACCGGTGCGTCTGTGGGCCAAGCTGGAGGATCGCAACCCGACCGGCAGCATCAAGGACCGGGCCGCGCTCTTCATGGTGCGGGCGGCCGAGGAGTCCGGGCATCTCCGCCCGGGCGACACGATCCTCGAGCCGACCAGCGGGAACACCGGCATCGCCCTGGCCATGGTCGCCAAGCTGCGCGGCTATCGGCTGGTCTGCGTGATGCCGGAGAACGTCTCGTCCGAGCGGGTCCAGATGCTGCGGATGTACGGCGCGGAGATCATCTTCTCGCCCGCCGCCGGCGGCTCGAACCAGGCGGTGGCCACCGCGAAGCAGATCGCCGCGGAACATCCCGACTGGAAGATGCTCTTTCAGTACGGGAACCCGGCCAACGCCCGCGCGCACTACGAGACCACCGGTCCGGAGCTGCTGCACGACCTGCCCACGATCACGCACTTCGTGGCGGGCCTGGGCACCACCGGCACGCTGATGGGCACCGGCCGGTTCCTCAAGGAAAAGGTCGAGGGCATCCAGATCATCGCCGCCGAGCCGAGGTACGGCGAGGTGGTCTACGGCCTGCGCAACATCGACGAGGGGTACGTCCCCGAGCTGTACGACGCGAGCGTGCTGGACCGGCGGTTCTCCGTCGGCACCCGGGACGCGGTGCTGCGGACCCGCCAGCTGGTCGAGGTGGAGGGCATCTTCGCCGGCTTCTCCAGCGGGGCGATCCTGCACGGCGCGCTGGCGGTGGCGCACGAGGCGGTCAAGGCCGGCCGGCGTGCCGACGTGGCGTTCGTGATCGCCGACGGCGGCTGGAAGTACCTGTCGACCGGGGCGTACGGCGGCACGCTGAACGACGCGGAAGAGGCCCTCGAGGGTCAGCTCTGGGCCTGA
- a CDS encoding MBL fold metallo-hydrolase — protein MRLTVLGCAGSFPGPESACSAYLVEAEGFRLLIDFGSGSLSALQRYSDMRAVDAILLTHLHCDHMLDACTYVVVRRYDPAGPLKPLPVYAPLGAAERIAAAYSAEGEPVDDVYTFYGLQPGTFPIGPLTVTVDRVNHPVETYGVRIEHNGRVIAYSSDTAPCEALLRLAAGADLFLCEASYMDGVENPPDLHLTGGEAGEAATKADVSKLLLTHLVPAWASEAAIVEAAGAAYAGPVEVVRPGARYDL, from the coding sequence ATGCGACTAACCGTGCTCGGTTGTGCCGGCAGTTTCCCCGGCCCCGAGTCGGCTTGTTCGGCCTATCTCGTGGAAGCCGAGGGATTCCGGCTCCTGATCGACTTCGGCTCGGGATCGCTCTCCGCGCTGCAGCGCTATTCGGACATGCGCGCGGTCGACGCGATCCTGCTCACCCACCTGCACTGCGACCACATGCTGGACGCGTGCACGTACGTCGTGGTCCGCCGGTACGACCCGGCCGGCCCGCTCAAGCCGCTGCCGGTCTACGCCCCGCTGGGCGCCGCCGAGCGGATCGCGGCCGCCTACAGCGCCGAGGGCGAGCCGGTGGACGACGTCTACACCTTCTACGGCCTGCAGCCCGGCACGTTCCCGATCGGCCCGCTGACGGTGACCGTCGATCGAGTCAACCACCCGGTGGAGACGTACGGGGTGCGGATCGAGCACAACGGCCGGGTCATCGCGTACTCCTCGGACACCGCGCCCTGCGAGGCGCTGCTGCGCCTGGCGGCCGGCGCCGACCTGTTCCTGTGCGAGGCCAGCTACATGGACGGCGTGGAGAACCCGCCCGACCTGCACCTGACCGGCGGCGAGGCGGGCGAGGCGGCCACCAAGGCGGACGTATCCAAGTTGCTGCTGACGCATCTCGTTCCGGCCTGGGCCAGTGAGGCGGCTATCGTCGAGGCGGCCGGCGCCGCTTACGCGGGACCGGTCGAAGTCGTCCGCCCGGGCGCCAGATACGATCTCTGA
- a CDS encoding glycosyltransferase, producing the protein MRIVRLANFVTAHTGGLRTTLRELGKGYQAAGHEAVLIIPGRKFDDQQVAQGRVITLPSAPIPRTGGHRVLAGRRELIKLLDSLEPDRIEVSDRTTLRWTGHWARRRGVRSMMVSHESLAGLLGVWGMPKRDAMADRFNRRTAEAFDTIVCTTAFAAAEFRRLGVPNLVEVPLGVDLEVFHPSRMDMAVRSRYARPEELLIVFASRLSAAKRPELAVDMIAVLRNGKVPAVLVVAGDGTRRAALAYRAARLPVRFAGHIADRKAVAALLASADVVVAPGPVETFGLSALEALACGTPVVVDEHSALPEVIGEAGIAVPGTAEAFADAVSQMIQRPRDEWRALARARAERYSWAHAVEGFLHAHGAEPVPSLIRPAVPRPRPVAPPTRGPGADEAGAPRYA; encoded by the coding sequence ATGCGCATAGTTCGCCTGGCCAACTTCGTCACGGCCCATACCGGCGGGCTGCGGACCACGCTGCGCGAGCTGGGTAAGGGCTATCAGGCGGCGGGCCACGAAGCGGTCCTGATCATTCCCGGGCGTAAATTCGACGACCAGCAGGTGGCCCAGGGCCGGGTGATCACCCTGCCGAGCGCCCCGATCCCGCGGACCGGCGGCCACCGGGTGCTGGCCGGCCGGCGTGAGCTGATCAAGCTGCTGGACAGTCTCGAGCCGGACCGGATCGAGGTCTCCGACCGCACCACCCTGCGCTGGACCGGCCACTGGGCCCGGCGGCGCGGGGTCCGGTCGATGATGGTCTCCCACGAGAGCCTGGCCGGCCTGCTCGGCGTCTGGGGCATGCCGAAACGCGACGCCATGGCGGACCGGTTCAACCGGCGCACCGCCGAGGCGTTCGACACGATCGTCTGCACCACCGCGTTCGCCGCCGCCGAGTTCCGCCGGCTGGGCGTGCCGAACCTGGTCGAGGTGCCGCTCGGCGTCGACCTGGAAGTCTTCCACCCGAGCCGGATGGACATGGCGGTCCGCTCGCGGTATGCCCGGCCGGAAGAGCTGCTGATCGTCTTCGCCAGCCGGCTCTCCGCGGCGAAACGGCCCGAGCTGGCCGTCGACATGATCGCGGTGCTGCGCAACGGCAAGGTGCCCGCGGTGCTGGTGGTGGCCGGGGACGGGACCAGGCGGGCGGCGCTGGCGTACCGGGCCGCGCGGCTGCCCGTACGTTTCGCCGGTCATATCGCCGATCGCAAAGCGGTCGCCGCGTTGCTCGCCTCGGCCGACGTCGTGGTCGCGCCCGGCCCGGTGGAGACCTTCGGCCTCTCCGCGCTGGAGGCGCTGGCCTGCGGCACACCCGTGGTGGTCGACGAGCACAGCGCGCTGCCCGAGGTGATCGGCGAGGCCGGAATAGCGGTTCCGGGCACCGCCGAGGCGTTCGCCGACGCGGTCTCCCAGATGATCCAGCGCCCCCGGGACGAGTGGCGGGCGCTGGCCCGGGCCCGGGCCGAGCGCTACAGCTGGGCGCACGCGGTCGAGGGTTTCCTGCACGCGCACGGCGCCGAGCCGGTCCCCTCGCTGATCCGTCCGGCGGTCCCGCGACCACGTCCGGTGGCGCCGCCGACACGCGGTCCTGGGGCGGACGAAGCGGGCGCACCGCGCTACGCATAG
- the rph gene encoding ribonuclease PH produces MARPDGRAADQLRPVTLTRHWSIHPEGSVLVEFGNTRVLCTASVTEGVPRWRKGSGLGWLTAEYAMLPRATNTRGDRESVKGKVGGRTQEISRLIGRSLRACIDLKALGENSIVLDCDVLQADGGTRTAAITGAYVALHDAVTWLAGRKALAGKVDKVLHTSIQAISVGIIDGEARLDLPYEEDVAAEVDMNVVCTGAGDFVEVQGTGENGVFKRAQLDAMLDLGLAGCAELAIVQQKALAQ; encoded by the coding sequence ATGGCGCGACCCGACGGCCGAGCGGCCGACCAGCTGCGGCCGGTGACCCTGACCCGGCATTGGAGCATCCACCCCGAGGGGTCGGTGCTGGTGGAGTTCGGCAATACGCGAGTGCTCTGCACCGCGAGCGTCACCGAGGGGGTGCCCCGCTGGCGCAAGGGCTCCGGCCTGGGCTGGCTCACCGCGGAATACGCGATGCTCCCGCGGGCCACCAACACCCGGGGTGACCGCGAGAGCGTGAAGGGCAAGGTCGGCGGGCGGACGCAGGAGATCTCCCGCCTGATCGGCCGCAGCCTGCGGGCCTGCATCGACCTGAAGGCGCTCGGGGAGAACTCGATCGTCCTGGACTGCGACGTCCTCCAGGCCGACGGCGGCACCCGGACCGCGGCGATCACCGGGGCGTATGTCGCGCTCCACGACGCCGTCACCTGGCTGGCCGGGCGCAAGGCGCTGGCCGGCAAGGTGGACAAGGTGCTGCACACCTCGATCCAGGCGATCAGCGTCGGGATCATCGACGGCGAGGCGCGACTCGACCTGCCGTACGAGGAGGACGTCGCCGCCGAGGTCGACATGAACGTGGTGTGCACCGGCGCGGGCGACTTCGTCGAGGTGCAGGGCACCGGGGAGAACGGCGTGTTCAAGCGCGCCCAGCTGGACGCGATGCTCGACCTGGGCCTGGCCGGTTGTGCCGAGCTCGCGATCGTGCAGCAGAAGGCCCTGGCTCAGTGA
- the rdgB gene encoding RdgB/HAM1 family non-canonical purine NTP pyrophosphatase has protein sequence MSARLLLATANQKKLVELQRILDLALGTSQIELVGLGDFPGYPDVPETGLTFGENALIKAREGAKRTGLPTVADDSGLAVTALNGMPGVFSARWSGGHGDDAANLDLVLAQVSDVDDEHRGAAFVCAAALVLPNGREHLVEGRQSGRLLRARRGEGGFGYDPVFLGDGQQRTNAELSPAEKDAISHRGKAFRELAKVIAKELPR, from the coding sequence GTGAGCGCTCGGCTGCTGCTCGCCACCGCGAATCAGAAGAAGCTCGTCGAGTTGCAGCGGATCCTGGACCTGGCGCTCGGCACGAGCCAGATCGAGCTGGTCGGCCTGGGCGACTTCCCGGGCTATCCGGACGTGCCCGAGACCGGTCTCACCTTCGGGGAGAACGCGCTGATCAAGGCCCGCGAGGGCGCCAAGCGCACCGGTCTGCCGACCGTCGCCGACGACTCCGGCCTCGCGGTGACCGCGCTCAACGGGATGCCCGGCGTGTTCAGCGCCCGCTGGTCCGGTGGCCACGGCGACGACGCGGCCAACCTGGACCTGGTGCTGGCCCAGGTCAGCGACGTCGACGACGAGCACCGTGGGGCGGCCTTCGTCTGTGCCGCCGCACTGGTCCTGCCGAACGGGCGGGAGCACCTGGTCGAGGGCCGGCAGAGCGGGCGGCTGCTGCGGGCGCGCCGGGGCGAGGGCGGGTTCGGATACGACCCGGTCTTCCTCGGGGACGGTCAGCAGCGGACGAACGCGGAGCTGAGCCCGGCCGAGAAGGACGCGATCAGCCACCGGGGCAAGGCGTTCCGGGAGCTGGCCAAGGTCATCGCCAAGGAGCTGCCCCGCTGA